One segment of Anatilimnocola aggregata DNA contains the following:
- the sthA gene encoding Si-specific NAD(P)(+) transhydrogenase → MTQYDVDVLVIGTGPGGEGAAMQAVKQGLRTAVVERFHRVGGGCTHWGTIPSKALRFAIFQLLEVNSNRLLRDAGYNLELTFPQLRRSAENVIQLQEDMRRGFYDKNDARLIHGEAKFIDPHTVEISDARGLVEKITAAHVVLAVGARPYRPPDIDFKHPRIFDSDTILNLPATPKTITVYGAGVVGCEYASMFRNLGCKINLVNTRQQLLEFLDDEICDALSYHLRETGVLIRHGEAYEKVEGLSDGVVLHLKSGKKLKTDILLWANGRTGNTDRLGLESVGLKADSRGQLAVDESYRTSTPNIYAVGDVTGYPALASAAYMQGRAAVLHINGDECASLLAKDIPTGIYTSPEISSIGKSERELTTEGVPYEVGHAQFKSLARAQITGRRVGMLKLLFHRETLQVLGVHCFGVNAAEIIHIGQAIMMQPPPHNTLMYFINTTFNYPTMAEAYRVAALNGYNRLF, encoded by the coding sequence ATGACGCAGTACGATGTCGATGTGCTGGTAATTGGCACGGGTCCCGGCGGTGAAGGGGCGGCCATGCAGGCAGTCAAGCAAGGCCTGCGGACTGCTGTCGTCGAACGCTTTCATCGCGTAGGGGGCGGCTGCACGCACTGGGGAACGATTCCCAGCAAGGCGCTGCGATTTGCGATTTTTCAGTTGCTCGAGGTGAACAGCAATCGCCTGCTGCGCGATGCGGGTTACAACCTCGAGCTGACGTTTCCGCAACTGCGCCGCTCTGCGGAAAATGTCATTCAGTTGCAAGAAGACATGCGCCGCGGATTTTACGACAAGAACGATGCCCGCCTGATTCACGGCGAAGCCAAGTTCATCGATCCACACACGGTCGAAATCAGCGATGCCCGCGGGCTCGTCGAAAAGATCACTGCCGCGCATGTCGTCCTGGCCGTGGGTGCCCGGCCGTATCGGCCACCAGATATCGATTTCAAGCATCCGCGCATCTTCGATAGCGATACCATTCTCAACCTGCCAGCCACACCCAAGACCATTACCGTGTATGGCGCGGGAGTGGTGGGCTGCGAGTATGCGTCGATGTTTCGCAACCTCGGTTGCAAGATCAACCTGGTCAACACGCGGCAGCAGTTGCTGGAGTTTCTCGACGATGAAATCTGCGACGCGCTCAGTTATCATCTGCGCGAAACGGGCGTGCTGATTCGCCACGGCGAAGCTTACGAGAAGGTCGAAGGACTGAGCGACGGCGTGGTGCTGCATCTTAAGAGTGGCAAAAAGCTGAAGACCGATATCCTGCTCTGGGCCAACGGCCGCACGGGCAACACCGACCGACTGGGGCTCGAAAGTGTCGGGCTCAAGGCCGACTCGCGCGGGCAACTGGCCGTCGACGAGTCGTACCGCACCTCGACTCCCAACATCTACGCGGTCGGCGACGTCACCGGTTATCCGGCTCTCGCGAGCGCAGCCTATATGCAAGGGCGCGCGGCGGTGCTGCACATCAACGGCGACGAATGCGCCAGCCTATTAGCGAAAGACATTCCCACGGGCATTTACACTAGCCCGGAAATCAGCTCGATCGGCAAGAGCGAGCGAGAACTAACGACCGAAGGAGTGCCTTACGAAGTGGGGCATGCCCAGTTCAAGAGCCTGGCCCGCGCCCAGATCACGGGTCGCCGCGTCGGCATGCTCAAGCTGCTGTTTCATCGCGAAACGCTGCAAGTCCTCGGTGTCCATTGCTTCGGTGTGAATGCAGCCGAAATTATTCACATCGGCCAGGCGATCATGATGCAGCCCCCGCCCCACAACACGCTGATGTATTTCATTAACACCACGTTCAACTATCCCACGATGGCCGAAGCGTACCGCGTGGCTGCGCTGAATGGCTACAACCGGCTGTTCTAA
- a CDS encoding addiction module protein, with protein sequence MVDFNSVLASAQQLTEEERVRLIDALCETLPEEPGSELHPEWKEELERRVAAIEDGTATLIPWETVRDEALERLKRSHDR encoded by the coding sequence ATGGTCGACTTTAATAGTGTGCTTGCCAGTGCCCAGCAACTGACCGAAGAAGAGCGTGTACGGCTCATCGATGCGTTGTGCGAAACGCTGCCGGAAGAACCAGGATCTGAATTGCATCCTGAATGGAAAGAAGAGCTGGAACGCCGAGTTGCAGCGATTGAGGATGGAACCGCAACTTTGATTCCGTGGGAAACGGTGCGCGACGAAGCCCTTGAACGCTTGAAACGCTCCCATGATCGTTAA
- a CDS encoding GNAT family N-acetyltransferase encodes MKIRKATVSDAPALAALNQGMQEMHAQAFPDRFRRDTPAETMERAVAAMIQSPSSYWLVAEEDRPVAFLSAEFRDREESWCLVPHRICYLAGIMVSPRFRRQGIARLLLAELKREAEARGANWIDLDIWAFNEQAREAFASLGFRTVMEKMMLAADKPSELPQ; translated from the coding sequence ATGAAGATTCGCAAGGCGACCGTTTCCGATGCGCCGGCGCTGGCGGCATTGAATCAGGGCATGCAGGAGATGCACGCACAGGCCTTCCCCGACAGGTTCAGGCGTGATACCCCTGCCGAAACAATGGAGCGCGCCGTCGCGGCCATGATTCAATCACCCTCGTCCTATTGGCTCGTGGCGGAAGAGGATCGGCCTGTGGCGTTTCTCAGTGCCGAGTTTCGGGATCGCGAAGAAAGTTGGTGCCTGGTGCCCCACCGCATCTGCTATCTGGCCGGGATCATGGTATCGCCTCGCTTCCGCCGCCAGGGAATTGCCCGGTTACTTCTTGCCGAGTTGAAACGCGAAGCCGAAGCGCGCGGCGCAAACTGGATCGATTTGGATATATGGGCGTTTAATGAGCAGGCACGGGAGGCGTTTGCCAGCTTGGGATTTCGCACCGTGATGGAAAAAATGATGCTCGCAGCGGACAAGCCAAGCGAATTGCCCCAGTAA
- the aroF gene encoding 3-deoxy-7-phosphoheptulonate synthase, whose product MTAIVARPRENRRSEIRVTLESIHQQLQPLAAAIDYHIPSLPELFSMIIVMEQGATPEQIKHMIERVESFGLKAHPITGTERTVIAAIGEKRTEMKEALASGPGVESVMPILAPYKVASREVKKDSTQIRALNLKVGAGSIGIMAGPCSVESKEQILACAHAVKAAGATSLRGGAYKPRTSPYAFQGMKEEGLKLLALAREQTGLAIVTEIMSTEEVPLVASYADVLQIGARNMQNYRLLEAVGKANKPVLLKRGPSATMEEFLLAAEYILNEGNPNVMLCERGIRTFEAHTRFTLPLASVPYLHHKTHLPVVVDPSHGTGHTYLVPDMAVASIAAGADGLILEVHPDPERALSDGYQSLNFKQFDETMSRCRTVATALGKTL is encoded by the coding sequence ATGACTGCTATTGTTGCTCGCCCGCGAGAAAATCGCCGTAGCGAAATTCGTGTCACCTTGGAATCGATTCACCAACAACTGCAACCTTTGGCTGCAGCGATTGACTACCACATTCCCTCTCTGCCGGAGCTGTTTTCGATGATCATTGTCATGGAACAAGGGGCCACCCCCGAGCAAATCAAACACATGATTGAACGGGTCGAATCCTTTGGCCTGAAAGCCCACCCCATCACCGGCACCGAACGAACCGTGATTGCGGCCATCGGCGAAAAGCGAACCGAAATGAAAGAGGCTCTCGCCAGCGGACCAGGTGTCGAGTCGGTGATGCCGATTCTGGCTCCTTACAAAGTGGCCAGCCGCGAAGTGAAGAAAGACTCCACTCAAATTCGCGCGCTGAACTTGAAGGTGGGTGCCGGTTCGATCGGCATTATGGCCGGCCCTTGTTCGGTCGAGAGCAAAGAGCAGATTCTCGCCTGTGCCCATGCCGTGAAAGCGGCCGGTGCCACTTCGCTCCGCGGTGGTGCCTACAAGCCGCGAACCAGTCCGTATGCCTTTCAAGGGATGAAAGAAGAAGGGTTGAAGTTGCTGGCCCTAGCTCGCGAGCAAACCGGGCTGGCGATTGTGACCGAGATCATGTCGACCGAAGAAGTGCCGCTGGTGGCCTCGTATGCCGACGTGCTGCAAATCGGCGCTCGCAACATGCAGAACTACCGCCTGCTCGAAGCAGTGGGCAAGGCCAACAAGCCGGTGCTTCTCAAGCGCGGTCCCTCGGCCACAATGGAAGAGTTCCTCCTGGCCGCCGAATACATCCTCAACGAAGGCAATCCGAACGTAATGCTCTGCGAGCGCGGCATTCGCACCTTCGAAGCACATACGCGGTTCACGTTGCCGCTGGCTTCGGTCCCGTACCTGCATCACAAGACGCACTTGCCCGTCGTGGTCGACCCCAGCCACGGAACTGGCCACACCTATCTGGTGCCCGACATGGCGGTCGCTTCCATCGCCGCCGGTGCGGATGGACTGATTCTCGAAGTACACCCCGATCCCGAACGGGCGCTCAGCGATGGCTACCAATCGCTGAACTTCAAACAGTTCGACGAGACCATGTCTCGCTGCCGGACGGTGGCGACGGCACTGGGAAAGACGCTGTAG
- a CDS encoding type II toxin-antitoxin system RelE/ParE family toxin: MIVKFDSAAKAEFDETLLWYGQQSFEAALRFSAEIDAAIRKIADEPKRFSRTLAKCQRCELIRFPYSVIFFAIAGKIRIVAIAHHKRRPGYWRRRV; encoded by the coding sequence ATGATCGTTAAGTTCGACTCAGCCGCAAAGGCAGAATTCGACGAAACGCTCTTGTGGTACGGGCAGCAAAGTTTTGAAGCTGCACTCAGGTTTTCGGCGGAGATTGATGCCGCGATTCGGAAAATAGCCGACGAACCAAAGCGATTCTCCAGAACACTCGCAAAGTGTCAACGCTGCGAACTGATTCGATTCCCATACAGCGTTATCTTTTTCGCCATTGCTGGAAAGATTCGCATCGTTGCGATCGCTCACCACAAGCGGCGGCCAGGATACTGGCGTCGCCGCGTCTAA